In Fervidobacterium thailandense, a single genomic region encodes these proteins:
- a CDS encoding 2-oxoacid:acceptor oxidoreductase family protein gives MKRPFSVRIAGIGGQGNLLAGYVLSKAFVLAEKYVIQTQNYSEQVRGGPSYCDVLVSDEPILYPRAVLFDTLIIMHPSMVNHGKLVATNGIIVYDNTYIPDLPKDVKRITKRIIDVPASRLAIEKFNNVMVSNMILLGALVKSTAIVPFEILYDAVREEVSPKYYDLNVEAIKFGATLTDKLYKPRIERKRKRTIGFE, from the coding sequence ATGAAAAGGCCGTTTTCCGTGAGGATTGCTGGGATCGGAGGGCAGGGAAACTTATTAGCTGGTTATGTTCTCTCAAAGGCATTCGTACTCGCCGAGAAGTACGTGATACAAACTCAAAATTACAGTGAACAAGTGCGTGGTGGACCGAGTTACTGCGATGTCCTGGTGTCTGATGAGCCCATACTCTATCCCCGTGCTGTGCTCTTCGATACGCTCATAATCATGCATCCATCGATGGTCAACCATGGAAAACTTGTTGCAACAAATGGTATCATAGTGTACGACAATACCTACATTCCGGACTTGCCAAAGGATGTGAAGAGAATTACAAAAAGAATAATAGATGTACCAGCAAGTAGGCTTGCGATTGAAAAGTTCAACAACGTGATGGTATCTAATATGATTCTTCTTGGTGCTCTTGTCAAGTCTACCGCAATCGTTCCATTTGAAATCCTTTACGACGCGGTACGTGAGGAAGTGAGCCCAAAATATTATGATCTCAACGTGGAGGCGATAAAATTTGGTGCGACGCTCACAGACAAGCTCTACAAACCAAGAATTGAGAGGAAAAGGAAAAGAACCATCGGGTTTGAATAA
- a CDS encoding diacylglycerol kinase family protein has translation MNNLGSPNLAESFSHAIDGIVESILSERNLRIHFAIGLIILATTFFLPIPREDLLWVVFAVFFVIWSELVNTIIEHLMNLYSSEFHPVIKIIKDVSAGVVLWASLFAVTVGIIVFGGLLFNWSLEVGKVFAIISTAAFPLLSFKVVRSWKTKR, from the coding sequence TTGAATAATCTTGGTTCGCCGAATTTGGCGGAGTCTTTTTCACACGCTATTGATGGTATCGTTGAATCGATCCTTTCGGAACGAAACCTGAGAATCCACTTTGCGATAGGTTTAATTATCTTGGCCACCACCTTTTTCCTTCCCATTCCACGAGAGGACCTTTTGTGGGTCGTATTTGCCGTATTTTTCGTCATCTGGTCCGAGCTTGTTAACACCATCATCGAGCACCTGATGAACCTTTACAGCTCGGAGTTCCATCCGGTTATAAAGATAATTAAAGACGTGAGTGCCGGAGTTGTGCTGTGGGCGTCACTCTTTGCTGTGACGGTTGGGATAATCGTCTTCGGAGGTCTTTTGTTCAACTGGAGCTTGGAAGTTGGAAAAGTTTTTGCTATAATATCTACAGCTGCATTCCCATTGCTCAGTTTCAAGGTGGTGAGAAGTTGGAAAACGAAAAGATAA